Proteins co-encoded in one Sinobacterium norvegicum genomic window:
- the bioA gene encoding adenosylmethionine--8-amino-7-oxononanoate transaminase, producing MFDNQQLINDDKEAVWHPYSSTNNPIDNYPVVSADGVRLTLADGRQLIDGMSSWWSTIHGYNHPVLNEAAQQQLSKMSHVMFGGLTHPQAITLCKTLVKITPANLDKVFLADSGSVAVEVAMKMALQYWLSQGINTKTKLLSLRNGYHGDTFGAMSVCDPVTGMHHLFEKSMPQHLFSEAPPMGFDRHFTEADIADFTHQLQQHHSTIAAVILEPIVQGAGGMRFYSPQYLARIRALCDEFNVLLIADEIATGFGRTGKLFACEHANISPDILCLGKAITGGYMTLAATLCSNRVAEGICSGEAGVLMHGPTFMGNPLACAIANASIDLLLDSPWQQTVANIEQQLLSALHPALAYDNVEDVRVLGAIGVIEMKHAVNMADITPKFVEAGIWVRPFGKLVYIMPPFIISDDDLHYLCSTLLSIIE from the coding sequence ATGTTTGATAACCAGCAATTGATTAACGATGATAAAGAAGCCGTCTGGCACCCCTACTCATCGACCAATAATCCCATCGACAACTACCCCGTCGTGTCCGCCGATGGCGTGCGCCTGACGCTTGCCGATGGCCGACAACTGATCGACGGCATGTCTTCTTGGTGGTCGACCATCCACGGCTACAACCATCCGGTACTGAACGAGGCTGCTCAACAACAACTGAGCAAGATGAGTCATGTGATGTTCGGCGGCCTGACCCACCCCCAGGCCATTACTCTGTGTAAGACCCTGGTAAAAATCACCCCAGCCAACCTCGACAAGGTCTTTCTCGCTGATTCAGGTTCGGTGGCTGTCGAGGTGGCAATGAAAATGGCATTGCAATACTGGCTATCCCAAGGCATCAACACTAAAACCAAGCTGCTGTCACTGCGCAACGGTTACCACGGTGATACCTTTGGCGCAATGAGTGTCTGTGACCCCGTTACCGGCATGCATCACCTGTTCGAAAAGTCGATGCCACAACACCTGTTCAGTGAGGCGCCGCCGATGGGCTTTGATCGCCATTTCACAGAAGCTGATATCGCAGATTTTACCCATCAATTACAACAGCATCACAGTACTATTGCCGCGGTTATTTTAGAGCCAATCGTCCAGGGCGCCGGCGGTATGCGGTTTTACTCGCCTCAATATTTGGCGCGCATCAGAGCGCTTTGTGATGAGTTTAACGTATTGTTAATCGCCGATGAAATTGCCACCGGCTTTGGCCGTACCGGTAAACTATTCGCCTGTGAGCACGCCAATATAAGCCCCGACATCCTCTGCCTCGGCAAGGCGATCACTGGTGGCTATATGACCCTGGCGGCGACGCTATGCTCAAACCGTGTGGCCGAGGGTATATGTAGCGGCGAGGCTGGCGTGTTAATGCACGGCCCTACTTTTATGGGCAACCCTCTTGCCTGTGCAATTGCCAACGCCAGCATAGACCTACTGCTTGACTCACCATGGCAACAAACCGTGGCCAATATTGAGCAGCAATTATTGTCGGCATTACACCCGGCTCTCGCATACGACAACGTTGAAGATGTTCGGGTATTAGGCGCCATCGGTGTTATTGAAATGAAACATGCCGTTAATATGGCCGACATCACCCCCAAATTTGTCGAGGCAGGCATCTGGGTCAGACCCTTTGGAAAATTGGTCTATATCATGCCACCATTTATCATATCCGACGACGATCTTCACTATTTGTGTAGCACTCTACTGTCTATTATTGAATAA
- a CDS encoding NCS2 family permease, with protein MFKLKAHGTTVRTEIVAGLTTFLTMAYILFANPDIMGAAGMDASAVFVATAVAAAIGCFIMGLWANFPAGLAPGMGLNAFFAFAVVGGMGYTWEQALAAVFVSGIVFFLLSAFKIREWIITSIPSSLRHGITVGIGLFLTIIALKNAGIVVAFGPTIIKMGDFTQVGPILAGFGLLLIIALDSKKVPGAVLISILAVSVIAAILGMTHFSGLVSTPPSMSELVMAMDFSRVLEVGMISVILAFVFVDLFDTSGTLMATASKAGLTDENGKFDNMGRAMVSDSAATTIGAALGVSSVTTYVESGAGIAAGGRTGLTSVVIGILFLIAMFFSPLLSFVPAYATAPALMFVGLLMTSDMSNIHWDDMTEAAPAWIAAIGMPLFFSISHGIGMGFVAYTAIKIMSGKFSDIKPAVAIVAVLYIIGLATKTLS; from the coding sequence ATGTTTAAATTGAAGGCTCACGGCACGACGGTTAGAACCGAAATTGTTGCCGGTTTGACCACCTTCTTAACGATGGCTTATATCTTGTTCGCTAACCCAGATATCATGGGTGCGGCAGGTATGGATGCCAGTGCTGTTTTTGTTGCCACAGCGGTGGCTGCAGCCATTGGTTGTTTCATCATGGGGCTGTGGGCTAACTTCCCGGCAGGTCTTGCGCCAGGCATGGGTCTGAACGCCTTTTTCGCATTTGCCGTTGTCGGCGGTATGGGTTACACATGGGAACAGGCACTGGCGGCAGTTTTTGTCTCCGGTATTGTCTTCTTCTTATTGTCCGCTTTTAAGATCCGTGAATGGATTATTACCAGCATTCCTTCTAGTCTGCGTCACGGTATCACTGTTGGTATCGGCTTATTTTTGACTATTATCGCACTGAAGAACGCCGGTATCGTTGTTGCCTTTGGCCCAACTATCATCAAAATGGGTGACTTCACGCAAGTGGGTCCTATTCTTGCTGGTTTTGGTTTGTTGCTCATTATTGCGCTGGACAGTAAAAAAGTACCGGGTGCCGTATTGATCTCTATTCTTGCCGTCAGTGTTATCGCCGCTATTTTGGGTATGACTCACTTTTCAGGCCTGGTCTCTACTCCGCCTTCAATGTCCGAGCTGGTTATGGCGATGGACTTTAGCCGTGTGCTAGAAGTGGGTATGATTTCAGTCATCCTGGCCTTTGTTTTCGTTGACTTGTTCGATACCTCGGGTACGTTGATGGCGACGGCTTCTAAGGCCGGCTTAACCGACGAAAACGGTAAGTTTGATAACATGGGGCGCGCCATGGTCTCTGACTCTGCGGCGACTACCATTGGTGCTGCCCTGGGTGTGTCTTCGGTGACGACCTATGTTGAATCAGGTGCGGGTATTGCTGCCGGTGGCCGAACAGGTCTAACCTCTGTTGTGATTGGTATCCTGTTCTTGATTGCGATGTTTTTCTCGCCACTCTTGAGCTTTGTGCCTGCCTATGCGACAGCACCAGCACTGATGTTTGTTGGCTTGTTGATGACGTCCGACATGAGTAACATCCACTGGGATGATATGACTGAGGCGGCGCCAGCTTGGATTGCGGCGATCGGCATGCCATTGTTCTTCTCGATCTCTCACGGTATCGGCATGGGTTTTGTTGCATATACCGCGATCAAGATTATGTCGGGTAAGTTCTCTGATATTAAGCCAGCCGTTGCCATTGTTGCTGTGCTGTATATTATTGGTCTTGCGACGAAGACGCTTAGCTAA
- a CDS encoding TetR/AcrR family transcriptional regulator, whose protein sequence is MHYQPSTDTMNQRQRQRLATRTKILESAASVFAELGFEAASMGEIAKRGDLKKALVQYHFETKEQLWKETVDRLWQERKTALPSIDLSQCNQESDQHLLTDILKSIIIFAKAHPKWLYIMFRESSGKGQRLEWFINHYMREDYDSSIRFVESFQQRGLLPAGNPLHLTHIICGALTYVLFIAPMSTKVTGIDPTSDEAIDGLVSMLVGLLQHSLPGKNTS, encoded by the coding sequence ATGCATTACCAGCCATCTACCGACACCATGAATCAACGACAACGACAACGCCTTGCAACCCGCACTAAAATTTTAGAATCTGCTGCCAGCGTATTTGCCGAGTTAGGCTTTGAGGCGGCATCAATGGGTGAAATAGCAAAACGCGGTGATTTAAAAAAAGCCCTGGTGCAATATCACTTTGAGACCAAGGAGCAACTCTGGAAGGAAACCGTCGATAGACTTTGGCAGGAACGTAAAACCGCGCTACCGAGTATCGACCTCAGCCAATGTAATCAGGAGAGCGATCAGCACTTACTCACTGACATTCTAAAAAGCATTATCATTTTTGCCAAGGCACACCCCAAATGGCTCTATATCATGTTTCGTGAGTCTTCAGGCAAGGGGCAGCGCCTGGAGTGGTTTATCAATCATTATATGCGCGAGGACTACGACAGCAGTATTCGTTTTGTTGAGAGTTTCCAGCAAAGGGGCTTACTGCCCGCCGGCAACCCTTTACACTTGACTCATATTATTTGTGGCGCCCTCACCTATGTGCTGTTTATTGCCCCTATGTCGACCAAGGTAACCGGTATTGACCCAACCAGTGACGAGGCCATCGATGGCTTAGTCTCGATGCTGGTGGGCTTGCTCCAACACTCCTTACCTGGCAAAAACACTTCCTAA
- a CDS encoding alpha/beta fold hydrolase, producing MMLHIRTLGEGHPVVLIHGLLGMGDNLLALAKQLSEHYQVLLIDLPYHGKSPWQGGFSHSQQAQSIVSCLEQLGIEKFSLVGHSLGGKIAMQIALLHPSMVEAIVVADIAPVHYQQHRHRGVFTGLRAVNLQALNKRSEADAEMAEYIEEPGVRQFLLKNLYKGEDGQFRWRADIKSLEQHYHEIAQGPQLDSRYSGPCLFIKGQNSDYITADHQQAMRGYFPAFSFKMIANTGHWLHAEKPLIFNALVVRFLAQSSA from the coding sequence ATGATGTTGCATATTCGAACGCTCGGTGAGGGGCATCCTGTGGTGCTGATCCATGGCTTGCTGGGTATGGGTGATAACCTGTTGGCGCTGGCAAAACAGTTATCAGAGCATTATCAAGTGCTATTGATAGATTTGCCCTATCATGGCAAGTCTCCTTGGCAAGGCGGTTTTTCTCACAGCCAGCAGGCGCAATCAATAGTGAGCTGTCTTGAGCAGCTGGGTATTGAAAAATTCTCTCTTGTCGGTCATTCGTTAGGCGGTAAAATTGCGATGCAAATTGCTTTGCTGCACCCGAGTATGGTTGAGGCTATTGTTGTTGCTGATATTGCTCCGGTGCATTATCAGCAGCATCGTCATCGTGGTGTTTTTACTGGTTTAAGAGCGGTCAATCTGCAGGCACTTAACAAGCGCAGCGAGGCTGACGCCGAGATGGCTGAGTATATTGAGGAACCTGGCGTTCGGCAGTTCTTACTAAAGAACTTGTATAAGGGGGAGGATGGTCAATTTCGTTGGCGCGCTGATATCAAATCGCTGGAACAGCACTACCATGAGATCGCGCAGGGGCCGCAGTTAGACAGTCGGTACTCAGGGCCATGCCTGTTTATCAAGGGGCAAAACTCAGACTACATTACCGCAGATCATCAGCAGGCTATGCGCGGCTATTTTCCCGCCTTCAGCTTTAAAATGATTGCGAATACTGGTCACTGGTTGCATGCAGAGAAGCCACTGATATTCAATGCATTGGTTGTGAGGTTTCTCGCTCAGTCATCCGCTTAG
- a CDS encoding phosphoribosylaminoimidazolesuccinocarboxamide synthase, whose product MSTANSVLAVNNDLPIRTDKAVHSGKVRSVYWLTEADSARLIQQKNYDVAADTPLAIMVISDRISAFDCIWHGENNLHGVPGKGAALNAISNHWFQLFKDHNLADSHILDIPHPFVWIVQKAKPVMIEAICRQYITGSMWRAYQNGERNFCGNLLPEGLSKDQALPELIITPSTKGILTGIDGVPEVDDVNISRSDIENNFAAFNFRSADDIDSYERLLKEGYHVISKALSNIDQIFVDTKFEFGYVTDKNGDEKLIYMDEVGTPDSSRIWDEACYQQGKIIENSKEGFRQLLLNHFPDPDILLNKDRMDERCALARDNALPTDVLMNVSATYMGIAEKITGEKIVLSDNPKQEIIEILKRDYQLVD is encoded by the coding sequence ATGAGTACCGCTAATTCTGTCTTAGCTGTGAACAACGACCTGCCAATCCGCACCGACAAAGCTGTCCATAGCGGCAAGGTTCGCTCTGTTTACTGGCTGACTGAAGCCGACAGCGCACGCCTTATTCAACAAAAAAACTACGATGTCGCCGCCGACACACCGCTGGCCATTATGGTCATCAGTGACCGCATCTCTGCCTTTGACTGTATATGGCATGGGGAGAACAATTTACACGGCGTACCGGGAAAAGGTGCGGCGCTAAACGCAATATCGAATCACTGGTTCCAATTGTTCAAAGATCACAACTTAGCAGACAGCCATATACTCGATATACCGCATCCTTTCGTCTGGATAGTGCAAAAGGCCAAGCCGGTGATGATTGAGGCTATTTGCCGCCAATATATTACCGGTTCAATGTGGCGCGCCTACCAAAATGGCGAACGTAATTTCTGTGGCAATTTATTACCAGAAGGGCTGAGTAAGGACCAGGCCCTGCCAGAATTGATTATCACCCCATCAACAAAAGGCATACTCACTGGCATTGACGGCGTCCCTGAGGTCGACGATGTCAATATCAGCCGATCGGATATTGAGAATAATTTCGCCGCTTTTAACTTTCGCAGCGCCGATGACATCGATAGCTATGAACGCTTATTGAAAGAGGGCTATCACGTGATCAGCAAAGCCCTGAGTAATATTGACCAAATTTTTGTCGATACTAAATTTGAATTTGGCTACGTCACCGACAAAAACGGCGATGAAAAACTTATCTATATGGATGAAGTTGGCACACCAGACTCCTCTCGTATTTGGGATGAAGCCTGCTATCAACAGGGAAAAATTATTGAGAATTCGAAGGAGGGCTTTCGTCAACTGCTCCTAAACCACTTCCCCGACCCTGACATTTTGTTGAACAAGGATCGGATGGATGAACGTTGCGCACTGGCTCGAGATAACGCCTTACCTACCGACGTACTGATGAATGTCTCCGCCACATATATGGGGATTGCGGAAAAGATTACCGGTGAGAAAATTGTCCTTTCTGACAACCCGAAACAAGAGATCATCGAGATTCTTAAACGTGACTATCAATTAGTCGACTAA
- a CDS encoding peptidylprolyl isomerase: protein MLKFIYSPLLHFLMIGLFIFVVAGMDGDSHQHMVEPISSEEIAQLAAEWQLQQGQVADKKILAALMQEQLLERVMVAEAIARGFHLQDSVVRQRLLLNMQFIESEVMQGDEQYHIDQAIALGMVESDLVVRRRMVQLLEQNLMLGEVVMFSDRQIEQYYDQHKSSFIKETKIALEHVFFAADNGGTEVAFQRSQAAIKALSGGNVAGALNGEMFIHGQHLPLQTERQYRRIFGGDFSRAIQSLTLSQWSGPIASSFGWHVVKLKERSVEQPKPLSEVAAEIVVILQEQWQQQRLYHKQQALLQHYAHPR from the coding sequence TTGTTAAAATTTATCTACTCGCCGTTGTTACATTTTTTGATGATTGGTTTGTTTATCTTTGTTGTTGCTGGCATGGACGGCGACTCCCATCAACACATGGTTGAGCCGATCAGCTCAGAAGAGATTGCACAGTTGGCGGCAGAGTGGCAGTTGCAACAGGGTCAGGTTGCCGACAAAAAAATCCTGGCCGCACTGATGCAGGAGCAATTACTCGAGCGGGTTATGGTCGCAGAGGCGATAGCCAGAGGGTTTCACCTGCAAGACTCGGTGGTCCGTCAACGATTGTTACTCAATATGCAATTTATTGAAAGTGAGGTCATGCAAGGTGACGAGCAATATCATATCGATCAAGCGATTGCGCTTGGCATGGTCGAGAGTGATCTTGTGGTGCGTCGTCGCATGGTGCAATTGTTAGAGCAAAACCTAATGCTCGGAGAGGTTGTTATGTTTTCAGATCGACAGATAGAACAGTATTATGATCAGCATAAGAGCTCTTTCATAAAAGAGACAAAAATTGCTTTGGAGCACGTGTTCTTCGCTGCTGATAATGGCGGTACTGAGGTGGCCTTCCAGCGCTCACAAGCCGCGATTAAGGCTTTGTCTGGAGGCAATGTAGCCGGTGCTTTAAACGGCGAAATGTTTATTCATGGTCAACACTTACCGCTGCAAACAGAGCGGCAATATCGGCGTATTTTTGGGGGAGATTTTTCCCGCGCTATTCAGTCTCTGACACTGTCGCAATGGTCGGGGCCTATAGCGTCATCATTTGGCTGGCATGTTGTTAAACTAAAAGAGCGCAGCGTGGAACAGCCTAAGCCGCTGTCAGAGGTGGCGGCAGAGATTGTGGTAATACTACAAGAACAGTGGCAACAGCAGCGTTTATATCACAAGCAACAGGCGCTGCTGCAACATTATGCTCACCCCCGCTAA
- a CDS encoding MBL fold metallo-hydrolase — protein MQFAVLGSGSRGNATIIRCGQTTLLVDNGFSGKELERRLASIGCGVEHLDAILVTHEHSDHIGGVGVVSRRFQLPVWMTQGTAGSSRLGAVNELNIIDQSADFSIGDINVLAVPVMHDAREPCQFIFSHGQIRLGMLTDLGCVDDAVFSAYQRCTSLILEANYDEQLLARGPYPAMLKQRVGGRYGHLSNRQTADFLSLHHSQSPGVLKMLVMAHISEKNNTTECVKAALEPVVADAVTQYYAQQEHVLGFIDAH, from the coding sequence GTGCAGTTTGCGGTACTGGGTAGTGGCAGCAGGGGTAATGCAACAATTATCCGCTGCGGCCAAACTACTTTGTTAGTCGATAATGGCTTTTCTGGTAAAGAGCTTGAGCGCAGGCTTGCCAGCATTGGGTGTGGTGTAGAGCATCTTGATGCAATACTGGTAACCCATGAGCACAGTGACCATATTGGTGGCGTGGGTGTTGTTAGTCGACGCTTTCAACTGCCTGTATGGATGACGCAGGGAACAGCAGGTTCTAGCCGGCTAGGCGCTGTTAATGAGCTCAATATCATCGATCAATCGGCTGATTTTTCAATTGGTGATATCAATGTTTTAGCGGTCCCTGTTATGCATGATGCCCGGGAGCCCTGCCAATTTATATTTTCACACGGTCAAATACGATTGGGCATGCTGACAGACTTGGGTTGTGTTGATGATGCTGTTTTTAGCGCTTATCAACGCTGTACCAGCTTAATTCTAGAGGCAAATTATGACGAACAATTGTTGGCCAGAGGCCCATATCCGGCAATGCTTAAGCAGCGGGTAGGTGGCCGTTATGGCCACTTGTCGAACCGTCAGACGGCAGATTTTCTCAGCCTTCATCATAGTCAAAGCCCGGGCGTATTAAAGATGCTTGTGATGGCTCATATCAGCGAAAAAAATAATACCACGGAGTGTGTAAAAGCTGCGCTAGAACCGGTGGTGGCCGATGCTGTTACCCAATATTACGCACAGCAGGAACACGTGTTAGGCTTTATCGACGCGCACTAA
- the bamC gene encoding outer membrane protein assembly factor BamC: MKNLNIIRATRRLFGLVVVTGLIATQSGCSFFFGDDGLYPDKSSDYLKSEETSRINISSEMSQAAIDDAYVIPEIAESDDLGRVVETPRPAPLATGANDDMVRIQSLKGEHWVIIELQPGQVWPRLRDFLIRNSIYPEYADGVAGILETPWLLQSEETDNREKFRFTVVQGVQRGSSEVRVLQWQSPRDSVVSRSDWPSASNDTEREQWMLREFAGYVASDQGAESVSLLAQGIDTKGRIKLYRGDDARILVDLDQYRAWASTQKALTKASFKITDINQSSGNIFARYVEVVDEDDKPGFFARLFGASSEDELESDTVYRINVMPSKERKGWSEVRIAVESGSNILTEQQLENLLIDIRGHLS; the protein is encoded by the coding sequence ATGAAAAACCTTAATATAATAAGAGCAACCCGTCGACTTTTCGGCCTTGTTGTAGTGACCGGGCTTATTGCTACACAATCAGGCTGTAGTTTTTTCTTTGGTGACGACGGTCTCTACCCGGATAAAAGCAGTGATTACCTTAAATCTGAAGAGACCAGCCGGATTAATATCTCTTCCGAGATGAGCCAAGCAGCGATTGACGATGCCTATGTCATCCCTGAAATCGCTGAGAGTGACGATCTAGGGCGTGTTGTAGAGACTCCCAGGCCGGCACCGCTGGCCACGGGTGCCAATGATGACATGGTCAGAATTCAAAGCTTAAAAGGCGAGCACTGGGTGATTATTGAGTTGCAGCCTGGTCAGGTGTGGCCTCGCCTGCGTGACTTTTTGATTAGAAATAGCATATATCCCGAATACGCCGATGGTGTGGCCGGCATTTTAGAAACACCTTGGTTGCTGCAAAGTGAGGAAACCGACAACCGTGAGAAATTTCGTTTCACCGTTGTTCAGGGTGTTCAGCGTGGTAGCTCAGAGGTAAGAGTTCTGCAGTGGCAGTCTCCCCGTGACTCTGTGGTCAGTCGTTCAGATTGGCCTAGTGCCTCGAATGACACTGAGCGAGAGCAGTGGATGCTGCGGGAATTTGCCGGTTATGTTGCCAGTGACCAAGGAGCTGAATCAGTTTCTTTATTGGCACAGGGTATCGATACCAAGGGGCGGATAAAGCTCTATCGTGGTGACGATGCGCGCATACTTGTCGATCTCGACCAATATCGTGCATGGGCCTCGACCCAAAAAGCGTTGACCAAGGCCAGCTTTAAAATTACCGATATCAACCAGAGCAGCGGTAACATCTTCGCTCGATATGTTGAGGTTGTTGATGAGGATGACAAGCCTGGTTTCTTCGCCCGTCTATTTGGTGCATCCAGTGAGGATGAGCTGGAAAGTGATACGGTTTATCGAATCAATGTGATGCCCAGTAAAGAGCGAAAAGGATGGTCTGAGGTTCGTATTGCTGTTGAAAGCGGTAGTAACATATTGACTGAGCAGCAGCTCGAGAATCTGTTGATTGATATTCGTGGGCATCTGTCTTAG
- the dapA gene encoding 4-hydroxy-tetrahydrodipicolinate synthase encodes MIKGSIVALVTPMTDSGLVDWDALDKLVDFHLQHGTDSIVAVGTSGESATLNVSEHCQVITRVVDRVNKRIPVIAGTGANSTSEAIELTEAAKNAGVDACLLVTPYYNKPTQEGLYLHYKAVAEAVNIPQILYNVPGRTACDLLPETVLRLTAIENIVGIKEATGDLARAKQLIDAAPADFAIYSGDDETAVELMILGGHGNISVTANIAPQQMSDLCRLAIAGEADAARAIQQSLLEVHESMFVEANPIPVKWALAEMGQIGLGIRLPLTVLDQQYHAQVRAALVAAELLN; translated from the coding sequence ATGATCAAGGGCAGTATTGTTGCGCTCGTTACCCCAATGACGGACTCAGGCTTAGTCGATTGGGATGCGTTAGACAAATTGGTCGATTTTCACCTGCAACATGGCACAGATTCTATCGTTGCTGTAGGCACCAGTGGTGAATCTGCGACATTGAATGTTTCAGAGCATTGCCAGGTTATTACCCGTGTTGTTGATCGCGTTAACAAGCGCATTCCTGTGATTGCGGGTACTGGCGCCAACTCGACGTCAGAGGCTATCGAACTGACTGAGGCGGCTAAGAATGCTGGCGTTGATGCCTGTTTATTAGTGACGCCTTACTACAATAAGCCGACTCAAGAAGGTTTGTATCTGCACTACAAGGCAGTTGCTGAAGCCGTTAATATTCCACAGATTCTTTATAACGTGCCGGGTAGAACAGCCTGCGATTTGTTGCCTGAGACCGTGCTGCGTTTAACGGCTATTGAAAATATTGTCGGTATCAAAGAGGCGACGGGTGATTTGGCACGCGCGAAACAATTGATCGATGCTGCGCCTGCTGATTTCGCGATCTACTCCGGTGACGATGAAACCGCTGTTGAGCTGATGATTTTGGGCGGACACGGGAATATATCGGTGACGGCCAATATTGCTCCTCAGCAAATGTCAGATCTCTGTCGTCTGGCTATTGCGGGTGAGGCTGATGCGGCCCGTGCAATTCAGCAATCGCTGTTAGAGGTTCACGAAAGTATGTTTGTTGAGGCCAATCCTATTCCTGTGAAGTGGGCGTTGGCTGAAATGGGGCAAATAGGCCTAGGTATTCGTCTGCCATTAACAGTGCTTGATCAGCAATATCATGCGCAAGTACGTGCTGCGTTAGTGGCAGCGGAGCTGCTTAACTAA
- a CDS encoding DUF3806 domain-containing protein: MKYLAILALVSAFFSPASLALTEQHSITELAPNDQRYLQYQRQRINDLFMSQLGQNIRGDKSDLIAMQKLIDQHIIKRDDTLMNQALGVVFGDLLAKDLNMKWVVYTDQIGRSRALQLGHSEYLLFPVSIISRRTDAGITPDIQQLYRQTVERIQPHITKNPYYKPVH, from the coding sequence ATGAAATATCTTGCTATCCTGGCCCTGGTCTCTGCTTTTTTCAGCCCAGCTAGTCTAGCCCTTACTGAGCAGCACTCTATTACAGAGTTAGCGCCAAATGACCAGCGCTACCTACAGTACCAACGACAGCGTATAAACGACTTATTCATGAGTCAGCTGGGGCAAAACATACGCGGAGATAAGAGCGATCTTATTGCGATGCAGAAACTGATAGACCAGCACATTATTAAACGAGATGACACGCTGATGAACCAGGCTTTGGGCGTGGTTTTTGGCGACTTGCTGGCGAAAGATCTTAATATGAAATGGGTGGTCTATACCGACCAAATTGGCCGCTCGCGGGCACTACAACTTGGCCATAGCGAGTATCTATTATTCCCTGTTTCGATTATTTCACGTCGAACCGATGCTGGTATTACCCCTGATATACAACAGCTTTACAGGCAAACTGTTGAGCGGATACAGCCCCATATTACTAAGAACCCGTACTACAAACCCGTACATTAA